The following proteins come from a genomic window of Erpetoichthys calabaricus chromosome 18, fErpCal1.3, whole genome shotgun sequence:
- the rtn4r gene encoding reticulon-4 receptor: MKTSAVGGNSALFLLLWLNSLCQTESCPGVCVCYSEPKTTVGCQQQGLTSVPLEIPIRSQRIFLQNNRLTVVKSTSFSSCQNLTVLLLYSNNISYIEAGAFYGLEKLEELDIGENSNLRTISPTAFRGLLRLHTLHLNRCGLSELPVGIFHRLFSLQYLYIQNNNLQTLHNDTFVDLANLTYLFLHNNKIKALSENVFRGLTNLDRLLLHQNKVSDVHPRAFHDLKKLTTFYLFNNNLTELPKGTMDPLVSLQYLRLNGNQWICDCRALSLWDWFRQFKGSSSELECNLPLNLVGKDLKLLNRSDLDRCPDRSHHMQTSIFSTKTKLTKLPTTESPVRESYPKCCQSEMDKSSIIFSKEHVDPSSYNSRQITNNPLKEKENISKTKFQEMDHTKNSTHKQRLNDAPIGTYSSTLDQSLDKLKPEFIENMESSTAPTKKKKKCTKKPKSDSQCLKANNSTSVKPNLLVLPIIWIWLTMC, from the coding sequence GGAACAGCGCCCTTTTTCTGTTGCTGTGGCTGAACTCCTTGTGCCAAACAGAGTCCTGTCCAGGGGTCTGTGTGTGCTACAGTGAGCCCAAAACCACTGTGGGATGCCAGCAGCAAGGTCTCACCTCAGTACCTTTGGAGATACCAATTCGAAGTCAGCGAATCTTTCTGCAGAACAACCGCCTAACCGTGGTGAAGTCAACCAGCTTTAGTTCCTGCCAGAACCTAACTGTGCTCTTGCTTTATTCGAACAACATTAGCTACATTGAAGCAGGAGCATTCTATGGGCTGGAAAAGTTGGAGGAACTGGACATTGGGGAGAACAGTAATTTAAGAACCATCAGCCCTACAGCGTTTAGAGGTCTGCTAAGATTGCACACATTGCATTTGAACAGGTGCGGCCTGTCCGAACTCCCAGTCGGCATTTTCCACAGATTATTTTCTCTGCAGTACCTGTACATTCAAAACAACAACCTGCAGACGTTACATAATGACACTTTTGTAGACTTAGCCAACCTGACTTATCTCTTTCTGCACAACAACAAAATCAAAGCCTTGTCCGAGAACGTTTTCCGCGGACTTACCAACTTGGATCGTCTGCTGCTGCATCAGAACAAGGTGAGTGATGTGCACCCAAGAGCTTTTCACGACCTAAAGAAGTTAACTACGTTTTACCTATTCAATAACAACCTGACCGAGTTGCCAAAGGGAACCATGGACCCCCTGGTGTCACTGCAATATCTCCGTCTTAACGGCAATCAGTGGATCTGCGATTGCCGTGCTTTGTCGCTATGGGATTGGTTTCGACAGTTTAAAGGTTCAAGCTCAGAACTGGAGTGTAATCTTCCTCTAAATCTCGTCGGGAAGGACCTCAAGTTACTGAACAGAAGTGACTTGGATCGATGTCCAGATCGTTCCCATCACATGCAAACCAGTATTTTTAGCACCAAGACCAAACTGACAAAGTTGCCCACGACTGAATCGCCAGTGAGGGAAAGCTATCCCAAGTGTTGCCAATCAGAGATGGACAAATCCTCCATCATTTTTAGCAAAGAGCATGTGGACCCTTCCTCCTACAACAGTCGCCAAATAACCAACAACCCACTGAAGGAGAAGGAGAACATTTCAAAAACCAAGTTCCAGGAAATGGACCATACCAAGAACAGCACTCATAAGCAGCGGCTGAACGATGCGCCCATTGGGACATATTCCAGCACGCTGGACCAGTCATTGGACAAATTAAAACCAGAATTTATTGAGAACATGGAATCATCTACAGCTCCcacgaagaagaagaaaaaatgcacaaaaaaacccAAGTCAGATTCGCAATGTCTCAAGGCTAACAACTCCACGTCCGTTAAGCCAAATTTACTGGTTCTGCCGATAATTTGGATCTGGTTAACCATGTGCTAG